In Tachysurus fulvidraco isolate hzauxx_2018 chromosome 1, HZAU_PFXX_2.0, whole genome shotgun sequence, a single window of DNA contains:
- the LOC113647027 gene encoding phosphoglucomutase-1-like isoform X2, with the protein MEDRPLQVLHLETAPYPDQRPSTGGLRKSVRVFQYKRNYLQNFIQSIFSSIDLRERQGCTMVVGGDGRYFNTTAIQVIVQMAAANGVGRLLIGQNGIMSTPAVSSVIRKFKAIGGFVLTASHNPGGPDGEFGIKFNIANGGPAPTAVTDKIFQISRSLEEYAICPELTVDLTTLGKQSFDLENKFKPFTVEIVDPVESYANMLRNIFDFAALKELLSGQNHIRIRLDAMNGAIGPYVKKILCEELGSPANSAINCIPQEDFGGRLPDPNLTNAADLLETMKSGQFDFGAAFDGDGDRNMILGKNGFFINPSDSVAVIAANIFCIPYFQHMGVRGFARTMSSSAALDNVAKATKIQLYETPTGWKFFGKLMDAGRLSLCGEENFGTGADHIREKDGLWAVLAWLSVLAFRKQSVEEVMIDHWKTYGRNYYTRYDYEDVEIDVAVDLMLDLEVIITDKTFVGQKITVGEKTYAVEKADNFEYSDPVDGSITRNQGLRILFKGGSRIIFRLSGTASGATIHLYVDGYEKDENQLLHDPQVKLSDLLNIALNLSQLCERTKRSAPTLIT; encoded by the exons ATGGAGGACAGACCTCTACAGGTGCTGCACCTGGAAACCGCGCCGTATCCTGACCAGAGGCCCAGCACCGGCGGCCTCAGGAAAAGCGTCCGTGTTTTCCAGTATAAAAGGAACTACTTACAAAACTTCATCCAGAGTATCTTCTCCTCCATCGACCTGCGAGAACGTCAAGGCTGCACCATGGTGGTGGGAGGAGACGGGCGTTACTTCAACACCACCGCCATCCAGGTCATAGTGCAGATGGCTGCGGCCAACGGG GTCGGCCGcctgctgattggtcagaacggCATCATGTCCACGCCGGCGGTGTCGAGCGTCATCAGGAAGTTCAAAGCGATCGGTGGGTTTGTTCTCACCGCCAGTCACAACCCTGGAGGACCGGATGGGGAATTTGGCATCAAGTTCAACATTGCTAATGGAG GGCCTGCACCCACGGCTGTGACGGATAAAATCTTCCAGATAAGCAGGAGTCTAGAGGAATACGCCATCTGCCCTGAACTCACGGTGGACCTGACAACACTCGGCAAGCAGAGTTTCGACCTGGAGAACAAATTCAAACCCTTTACAG TTGAGATTGTGGACCCGGTGGAATCCTACGCCAACATGCTGAGGAACATCTTTGACTTTGCAGCACTGAAGGAGCTTCTGTCAGGCCAGAATCACATACGCATCCGTTTAGACGCCATGAACGGAG CGATTGGCCCGTATGTGAAAAAGATCCTGTGTGAAGAGCTGGGTTCTCCTGCCAACTCGGCCATTAACTGCATCCCTCAGGAGGACTTCGGCGGTCGGCTTCCAGATCCCAACCTGACCAACGCCGCAGATCTGCTGGAGACCATGAAGAGCGGCCAGTTTGACTTCGGAGCTGCGTTCGATGGTGACGGT GACCGTAACATGATCTTGGGCAAAAATGGCTTTTTCATCAACCCCTCGGATTCGGTTGCTGTTATTGCGGCAAACATCTTCTGCATCCCTTACTTTCAGCACATGGGGGTGCGAGGCTTCGCCAGGACAATGTCCAGCAGCGCGGCACTCGACAA TGTGGCGAAAGCAACCAAGATTCAACTGTATGAAACTCCAACTGGGTGGAAGTTCTTCGGAAAGCTGATGGACGCCGGTCGCCTTTCGCTGTGTGGAGAGGAGAACTTCGGCACAG GTGCGGATCATATCCGTGAGAAGGACGGGCTTTGGGCCGTGCTCGCCTGGCTCTCCGTTCTTGCTTTTAGAAAACAGAGTGTTGAGGAAGTCATGATAGATCACTGGAAAACCTACGGCAGGAACTACTATACCAG GTATGACTACGAGGACGTGGAGATCGACGTCGCGGTGGACCTGATGCTGGATCTGGAGGTGATCATCACAGACAAGACCTTTGTGGGACAGAAGATCACGGTAGGAGAGAAAACCTACGCAGTGGAGAAAGCAGATAACTTTGAGTACAGCGACCCTGTAGACGGAAGCATCACACGGAACCAG GGACTGCGGATCCTGTTTAAAGGCGGCTCTCGTATTATTTTCCGTCTCAGTGGAACCGCGTCAGGAGCCACGATACATCTCTACGTGGACGGCTACGAGAAAGACGAAAACCAGCTATTACACGACCCACAG GTGAAGTTATCTGACCTGCTGAACATCGCGCTCAACTTGTCTCAGCTGTGTGAAAGGACAAAGAGATCCGCTCCTACTCtcattacataa
- the LOC113647027 gene encoding phosphoglucomutase-1-like isoform X1, with the protein MEDRPLQVLHLETAPYPDQRPSTGGLRKSVRVFQYKRNYLQNFIQSIFSSIDLRERQGCTMVVGGDGRYFNTTAIQVIVQMAAANGLVLSSVPYLSQVGRLLIGQNGIMSTPAVSSVIRKFKAIGGFVLTASHNPGGPDGEFGIKFNIANGGPAPTAVTDKIFQISRSLEEYAICPELTVDLTTLGKQSFDLENKFKPFTVEIVDPVESYANMLRNIFDFAALKELLSGQNHIRIRLDAMNGAIGPYVKKILCEELGSPANSAINCIPQEDFGGRLPDPNLTNAADLLETMKSGQFDFGAAFDGDGDRNMILGKNGFFINPSDSVAVIAANIFCIPYFQHMGVRGFARTMSSSAALDNVAKATKIQLYETPTGWKFFGKLMDAGRLSLCGEENFGTGADHIREKDGLWAVLAWLSVLAFRKQSVEEVMIDHWKTYGRNYYTRYDYEDVEIDVAVDLMLDLEVIITDKTFVGQKITVGEKTYAVEKADNFEYSDPVDGSITRNQGLRILFKGGSRIIFRLSGTASGATIHLYVDGYEKDENQLLHDPQVKLSDLLNIALNLSQLCERTKRSAPTLIT; encoded by the exons ATGGAGGACAGACCTCTACAGGTGCTGCACCTGGAAACCGCGCCGTATCCTGACCAGAGGCCCAGCACCGGCGGCCTCAGGAAAAGCGTCCGTGTTTTCCAGTATAAAAGGAACTACTTACAAAACTTCATCCAGAGTATCTTCTCCTCCATCGACCTGCGAGAACGTCAAGGCTGCACCATGGTGGTGGGAGGAGACGGGCGTTACTTCAACACCACCGCCATCCAGGTCATAGTGCAGATGGCTGCGGCCAACGGG CTTGTTTTGTCCTCCGTTCCTTACCTGTCTCAGGTCGGCCGcctgctgattggtcagaacggCATCATGTCCACGCCGGCGGTGTCGAGCGTCATCAGGAAGTTCAAAGCGATCGGTGGGTTTGTTCTCACCGCCAGTCACAACCCTGGAGGACCGGATGGGGAATTTGGCATCAAGTTCAACATTGCTAATGGAG GGCCTGCACCCACGGCTGTGACGGATAAAATCTTCCAGATAAGCAGGAGTCTAGAGGAATACGCCATCTGCCCTGAACTCACGGTGGACCTGACAACACTCGGCAAGCAGAGTTTCGACCTGGAGAACAAATTCAAACCCTTTACAG TTGAGATTGTGGACCCGGTGGAATCCTACGCCAACATGCTGAGGAACATCTTTGACTTTGCAGCACTGAAGGAGCTTCTGTCAGGCCAGAATCACATACGCATCCGTTTAGACGCCATGAACGGAG CGATTGGCCCGTATGTGAAAAAGATCCTGTGTGAAGAGCTGGGTTCTCCTGCCAACTCGGCCATTAACTGCATCCCTCAGGAGGACTTCGGCGGTCGGCTTCCAGATCCCAACCTGACCAACGCCGCAGATCTGCTGGAGACCATGAAGAGCGGCCAGTTTGACTTCGGAGCTGCGTTCGATGGTGACGGT GACCGTAACATGATCTTGGGCAAAAATGGCTTTTTCATCAACCCCTCGGATTCGGTTGCTGTTATTGCGGCAAACATCTTCTGCATCCCTTACTTTCAGCACATGGGGGTGCGAGGCTTCGCCAGGACAATGTCCAGCAGCGCGGCACTCGACAA TGTGGCGAAAGCAACCAAGATTCAACTGTATGAAACTCCAACTGGGTGGAAGTTCTTCGGAAAGCTGATGGACGCCGGTCGCCTTTCGCTGTGTGGAGAGGAGAACTTCGGCACAG GTGCGGATCATATCCGTGAGAAGGACGGGCTTTGGGCCGTGCTCGCCTGGCTCTCCGTTCTTGCTTTTAGAAAACAGAGTGTTGAGGAAGTCATGATAGATCACTGGAAAACCTACGGCAGGAACTACTATACCAG GTATGACTACGAGGACGTGGAGATCGACGTCGCGGTGGACCTGATGCTGGATCTGGAGGTGATCATCACAGACAAGACCTTTGTGGGACAGAAGATCACGGTAGGAGAGAAAACCTACGCAGTGGAGAAAGCAGATAACTTTGAGTACAGCGACCCTGTAGACGGAAGCATCACACGGAACCAG GGACTGCGGATCCTGTTTAAAGGCGGCTCTCGTATTATTTTCCGTCTCAGTGGAACCGCGTCAGGAGCCACGATACATCTCTACGTGGACGGCTACGAGAAAGACGAAAACCAGCTATTACACGACCCACAG GTGAAGTTATCTGACCTGCTGAACATCGCGCTCAACTTGTCTCAGCTGTGTGAAAGGACAAAGAGATCCGCTCCTACTCtcattacataa
- the LOC113647027 gene encoding phosphoglucomutase-1-like isoform X3 encodes MEDRPLQVLHLETAPYPDQRPSTGGLRKSVRVFQYKRNYLQNFIQSIFSSIDLRERQGCTMVVGGDGRYFNTTAIQVIVQMAAANGLVLSSVPYLSQVGRLLIGQNGIMSTPAVSSVIRKFKAIGGFVLTASHNPGGPDGEFGIKFNIANGGPAPTAVTDKIFQISRSLEEYAICPELTVDLTTLGKQSFDLENKFKPFTVEIVDPVESYANMLRNIFDFAALKELLSGQNHIRIRLDAMNGAIGPYVKKILCEELGSPANSAINCIPQEDFGGRLPDPNLTNAADLLETMKSGQFDFGAAFDGDGDRNMILGKNGFFINPSDSVAVIAANIFCIPYFQHMGVRGFARTMSSSAALDNVAKATKIQLYETPTGWKFFGKLMDAGRLSLCGEENFGTGADHIREKDGLWAVLAWLSVLAFRKQSVEEVMIDHWKTYGRNYYTRYDYEDVEIDVAVDLMLDLEVIITDKTFVGQKITVGEKTYAVEKADNFEYSDPVDGSITRNQAALVLFSVSVEPRQEPRYISTWTATRKTKTSYYTTHR; translated from the exons ATGGAGGACAGACCTCTACAGGTGCTGCACCTGGAAACCGCGCCGTATCCTGACCAGAGGCCCAGCACCGGCGGCCTCAGGAAAAGCGTCCGTGTTTTCCAGTATAAAAGGAACTACTTACAAAACTTCATCCAGAGTATCTTCTCCTCCATCGACCTGCGAGAACGTCAAGGCTGCACCATGGTGGTGGGAGGAGACGGGCGTTACTTCAACACCACCGCCATCCAGGTCATAGTGCAGATGGCTGCGGCCAACGGG CTTGTTTTGTCCTCCGTTCCTTACCTGTCTCAGGTCGGCCGcctgctgattggtcagaacggCATCATGTCCACGCCGGCGGTGTCGAGCGTCATCAGGAAGTTCAAAGCGATCGGTGGGTTTGTTCTCACCGCCAGTCACAACCCTGGAGGACCGGATGGGGAATTTGGCATCAAGTTCAACATTGCTAATGGAG GGCCTGCACCCACGGCTGTGACGGATAAAATCTTCCAGATAAGCAGGAGTCTAGAGGAATACGCCATCTGCCCTGAACTCACGGTGGACCTGACAACACTCGGCAAGCAGAGTTTCGACCTGGAGAACAAATTCAAACCCTTTACAG TTGAGATTGTGGACCCGGTGGAATCCTACGCCAACATGCTGAGGAACATCTTTGACTTTGCAGCACTGAAGGAGCTTCTGTCAGGCCAGAATCACATACGCATCCGTTTAGACGCCATGAACGGAG CGATTGGCCCGTATGTGAAAAAGATCCTGTGTGAAGAGCTGGGTTCTCCTGCCAACTCGGCCATTAACTGCATCCCTCAGGAGGACTTCGGCGGTCGGCTTCCAGATCCCAACCTGACCAACGCCGCAGATCTGCTGGAGACCATGAAGAGCGGCCAGTTTGACTTCGGAGCTGCGTTCGATGGTGACGGT GACCGTAACATGATCTTGGGCAAAAATGGCTTTTTCATCAACCCCTCGGATTCGGTTGCTGTTATTGCGGCAAACATCTTCTGCATCCCTTACTTTCAGCACATGGGGGTGCGAGGCTTCGCCAGGACAATGTCCAGCAGCGCGGCACTCGACAA TGTGGCGAAAGCAACCAAGATTCAACTGTATGAAACTCCAACTGGGTGGAAGTTCTTCGGAAAGCTGATGGACGCCGGTCGCCTTTCGCTGTGTGGAGAGGAGAACTTCGGCACAG GTGCGGATCATATCCGTGAGAAGGACGGGCTTTGGGCCGTGCTCGCCTGGCTCTCCGTTCTTGCTTTTAGAAAACAGAGTGTTGAGGAAGTCATGATAGATCACTGGAAAACCTACGGCAGGAACTACTATACCAG GTATGACTACGAGGACGTGGAGATCGACGTCGCGGTGGACCTGATGCTGGATCTGGAGGTGATCATCACAGACAAGACCTTTGTGGGACAGAAGATCACGGTAGGAGAGAAAACCTACGCAGTGGAGAAAGCAGATAACTTTGAGTACAGCGACCCTGTAGACGGAAGCATCACACGGAACCAG GCGGCTCTCGTATTATTTTCCGTCTCAGTGGAACCGCGTCAGGAGCCACGATACATCTCTACGTGGACGGCTACGAGAAAGACGAAAACCAGCTATTACACGACCCACAG GTGA